The following are encoded in a window of Thermodesulfobacterium geofontis OPF15 genomic DNA:
- a CDS encoding PEP/pyruvate-binding domain-containing protein: MNDKFTSKALLINLTHTFVKEVQYEPKYNIFLEIFSNFPALQKQIKLLLREIFHPYKNNNLVLEEFRSFILKNLPLLLKHNQKIQGYWLTFDILFRFFGEEEDLNIKTAETIFSVLDKTIDLVDEDTFKEISPVVKEILKALTNLPEKYFLNFLENYYSFKKLIFKCTRFYLSPEIEEVCKALLTRSYIFTYNLWKKFVEKDIDKLEISDIKEKFILKTSYFNELIEKLLTSEFNLTNLLKLPDHLDLLRELKSLIHFINSLDDSIFPEEKKILFLFKLIETPILKLIHEELIREVNKNLIYLINLKPSQNLDEFLIQFFKILKEKLNLYPCTALECIKNIGICILNKKDVYLIEVLINEIIKFGFQPPQIKGIDVNWRIRQNSNHLLNIKTWLEIFKVNPEWCSSLLSALILNLKLYGVSIKDTDLFQREITHLLNSPIKPVYNLVKQFCKILPVYYNEIGAEGLIRDLSTEVDEIFQRKDSLIHFLRKFIHIENSSLAVNFIKDILNYWLTLDGNFIKKYLPEEIYEKIINHEKEYHLKMQSLIKLLLEKSGKENLKSILAEELNQIKSYIEDINFDQIYKNKLYLIIYLYKLEYQKYYGVLEDVDTFLAQYSIDEFSFLSELRELLLNKKLEIEKKIDKLLLWLKDLKENIILSPEKFTPVEQILIKRHIAVDIPSMYGRYKEKKFDALGLTFRIEYLINNLFEKLLDNFELSFITKASFFRILKILKLFRKALYIDGILSQKFDTYLSLLESSLKSYPLSYKQYLDIFRGLIDGVQHVIQAYYVSPFLKVFPLVFEALNPEDILEKYKRCFKNLHNREEAYFCISEIIIRELIDNGFVLKYLDKFLKKIYYLFSSYAERIDIEDLNLLMSYDSRRTLSLIHKPNPFVNDLLYLGNKGYNLTLLAKEGNTGIKIPYGFILTTEVFRCYKLIKKYKELWEDYEAKIREHVKILENLTNKKFGDKKNPLLFSIRSGSALSMPGMMSTLLNVGVNEEIIEGLAETSKNPWFAWDTYRRFIQSWAMSYGIPRDFFNNLMREHKRKYKVKKKKDFAGEQMRELALLYKTSVEKLGVYIIDDPWEQLFKGIELIFNSWHNYKANAYREIMQLSEEWGTAVIVQQMVFGNKMLSSGTGVTLTTSPVGKFPRIILWGDYTPYNQGEDIVSGLVNAYPISLEQRKIENREGPSLEEAFPEIYKALLKFAYYLVYEKEWGHQEIEFTFESEDPEDLYILQVRDIILREEKDIPFFDKKLLENLEVIGKGIGVSGGFISGRIVFSLEDILEFKSTNEPLILLRYDTVPDNIKEISLVNGILTARGGQTSHAAIVASRLGKVCVVGCENLSINEIKKEAKINGYILKLGDWITLNGITGQIFKGKIEELAKNREK; encoded by the coding sequence AAACGATAGATCTTGTAGATGAAGATACATTTAAAGAAATTTCACCGGTTGTTAAAGAAATTTTAAAAGCTTTAACTAATCTTCCAGAAAAATATTTCTTAAACTTTTTAGAAAATTATTATTCTTTTAAAAAATTAATTTTTAAATGTACCCGTTTTTATTTATCTCCTGAAATAGAAGAAGTTTGTAAGGCTTTACTTACAAGATCCTATATTTTTACTTATAATCTTTGGAAAAAATTTGTAGAAAAAGATATAGATAAGTTAGAAATCTCGGATATAAAAGAAAAGTTCATTTTAAAAACTTCCTATTTTAATGAATTAATTGAAAAATTACTCACTTCTGAGTTTAACTTAACTAATTTACTTAAGCTACCAGACCATTTAGATCTTCTCAGGGAGTTAAAGAGCCTTATACATTTCATCAATTCCTTGGATGATTCTATTTTTCCAGAAGAAAAGAAAATTCTTTTTTTATTTAAGCTTATAGAAACTCCTATCCTTAAACTTATTCATGAAGAATTAATAAGAGAGGTTAATAAAAATCTTATTTATTTAATCAATTTAAAACCTTCTCAGAATTTAGATGAATTTTTAATTCAATTTTTTAAAATTCTAAAAGAAAAACTTAATCTTTATCCATGTACAGCCTTGGAATGTATAAAAAATATAGGGATATGCATTTTAAATAAAAAAGATGTGTATTTGATTGAAGTTCTTATAAATGAAATTATAAAATTTGGTTTCCAACCTCCGCAAATTAAAGGGATTGATGTTAATTGGAGGATTAGGCAAAATTCTAATCATCTCTTAAATATTAAAACATGGTTAGAAATATTTAAAGTAAATCCTGAATGGTGTAGCAGTCTTCTTTCAGCACTTATATTAAATCTAAAACTATATGGAGTATCTATCAAAGATACCGATCTTTTTCAAAGAGAGATAACCCACCTTTTAAACTCCCCTATAAAACCTGTTTATAATTTAGTAAAACAATTTTGTAAAATCTTGCCTGTTTATTATAATGAGATTGGAGCAGAAGGATTAATAAGAGACCTTTCTACAGAAGTAGATGAAATATTTCAAAGAAAAGATAGTTTAATTCACTTTTTAAGAAAATTTATTCATATAGAAAATTCAAGCTTAGCAGTAAATTTTATTAAAGACATTTTGAATTATTGGTTAACTCTTGATGGGAACTTCATTAAAAAATATCTACCTGAAGAAATCTATGAAAAAATAATTAATCACGAAAAAGAATACCATTTAAAGATGCAAAGTTTAATAAAACTCTTACTTGAAAAATCTGGTAAAGAGAATCTTAAATCTATTTTAGCAGAAGAATTAAATCAGATAAAATCTTATATAGAAGATATAAATTTTGACCAAATTTATAAGAATAAACTTTATTTAATTATATATCTTTATAAGTTAGAGTATCAAAAATATTACGGTGTATTAGAAGATGTAGACACATTTTTAGCTCAATATTCAATAGATGAGTTTTCTTTTCTTTCTGAATTAAGGGAGTTGCTTCTCAATAAAAAATTAGAAATTGAGAAAAAAATAGATAAGTTATTGTTATGGTTAAAGGATTTAAAAGAAAATATCATTTTATCCCCAGAAAAATTTACTCCTGTAGAACAGATATTAATTAAAAGACATATAGCAGTTGATATACCCTCTATGTATGGGAGATATAAGGAAAAAAAGTTCGATGCGCTCGGTTTAACTTTTAGAATTGAATATTTAATAAATAATTTGTTTGAGAAACTATTAGATAATTTTGAATTAAGTTTTATTACAAAAGCTTCATTTTTTAGAATTTTAAAAATCTTAAAATTATTTAGGAAGGCTTTATATATTGATGGTATTCTTTCTCAAAAATTTGATACCTATTTAAGTCTTTTAGAAAGTTCACTAAAAAGTTACCCTCTTTCTTATAAACAATACTTAGATATTTTTAGAGGTCTAATTGATGGAGTCCAGCATGTTATACAAGCCTATTATGTAAGTCCTTTTTTAAAAGTATTTCCCTTAGTTTTTGAAGCGCTTAATCCTGAAGATATTTTAGAAAAATATAAAAGATGCTTCAAAAACCTCCATAATAGAGAAGAAGCCTATTTTTGCATAAGTGAGATTATTATTAGGGAACTCATAGATAATGGTTTTGTTTTAAAATATTTAGACAAATTTCTTAAAAAAATATACTATCTATTTTCTTCTTATGCAGAGAGGATTGATATTGAAGATTTGAATCTACTTATGAGCTATGATTCAAGAAGAACTCTTTCTCTTATTCATAAACCTAATCCTTTTGTTAATGACCTTCTTTATTTAGGGAACAAAGGTTATAATCTTACCCTTCTTGCTAAAGAAGGAAATACAGGTATAAAGATCCCTTATGGATTTATTTTAACTACAGAAGTTTTTAGATGTTATAAACTAATAAAAAAATATAAAGAACTTTGGGAGGATTATGAAGCAAAAATAAGAGAACATGTGAAAATTTTAGAAAATTTAACTAACAAAAAGTTTGGTGATAAAAAAAATCCCTTACTTTTTAGTATAAGAAGTGGTTCAGCACTTTCTATGCCAGGTATGATGAGTACCCTTTTAAATGTAGGTGTAAATGAAGAGATCATAGAGGGATTAGCAGAAACAAGTAAAAATCCCTGGTTTGCATGGGATACTTATAGAAGATTTATTCAAAGTTGGGCAATGTCTTATGGAATTCCACGCGATTTCTTTAATAATCTTATGAGGGAACATAAAAGAAAATATAAAGTAAAGAAAAAGAAAGATTTTGCTGGAGAACAAATGAGAGAATTAGCTTTATTATATAAAACCTCCGTAGAAAAATTAGGAGTCTATATTATAGATGATCCTTGGGAACAACTTTTTAAAGGCATAGAACTTATTTTTAATTCTTGGCATAATTATAAAGCTAATGCTTATAGAGAAATTATGCAGCTTTCTGAAGAATGGGGAACAGCAGTTATAGTTCAGCAGATGGTATTTGGTAATAAAATGCTTTCTTCAGGAACCGGAGTTACTTTAACCACTTCACCTGTGGGTAAATTTCCAAGAATTATTTTATGGGGAGATTATACACCCTATAATCAGGGAGAAGATATTGTATCCGGGTTAGTTAATGCTTATCCTATCTCTTTAGAACAAAGAAAAATAGAAAATAGAGAAGGTCCATCCTTAGAAGAGGCTTTCCCTGAAATCTATAAAGCCCTTTTAAAATTTGCTTATTATTTAGTTTATGAAAAAGAATGGGGACATCAAGAAATTGAGTTTACCTTTGAAAGCGAAGATCCTGAAGATCTTTATATTCTTCAAGTAAGAGATATTATTTTAAGAGAAGAAAAAGATATTCCTTTCTTTGATAAGAAATTATTGGAAAATTTAGAGGTGATAGGAAAAGGAATAGGTGTTTCTGGAGGTTTTATCTCTGGAAGAATTGTGTTTTCTTTGGAAGATATATTAGAATTTAAATCAACTAATGAACCTTTAATTTTATTGAGATATGACACAGTTCCAGATAATATTAAAGAAATATCCTTAGTAAATGGAATACTTACTGCAAGAGGAGGACAGACTTCACATGCAGCTATTGTAGCTTCAAGACTTGGTAAAGTGTGTGTAGTGGGCTGTGAAAATTTAAGTATAAATGAAATTAAAAAAGAGGCTAAAATTAACGGATATATTTTAAAGTTAGGCGATTGGATTACATTAAATGGTATAACTGGGCAAATTTTTAAAGGGAAAATAGAAGAATTAGCTAAAAATAGAGAAAAATGA